The Rosa rugosa chromosome 1, drRosRugo1.1, whole genome shotgun sequence genomic sequence CCCAGTTCCCTAGCTCCAATGTCGAAGATGAACTGGTACGCAGGCCTCACTTTTATTTAGTTGAGCACTAAAGCACAGTCCTCAGATCCTCCGCGGTCAGATTCAACCTCCTATCCTGCACCCCTTCATTCTCCTTGTTTATGTAAAGCCACATCTCATCATCGGTCTCTTCCGTGCTGTCGCCACCGACGAAGATGCGGTTCAAGTCGGCGTACTCGTTTAGCCATTGATCGGGCCTGGTTCTGTTCGCGTGGGTGGCGACCCATTGGAGAGAGGCCCTGGAGTCCTCGTAGCAAGCGGGTATGGGCCGGGTCGGGAAGAGGCCGTACTCGACGGAGACAGCGATGACGCCTGCGGCAGAGCAGATGGTGGAGACGTAGTCGTGGtaggtggaggagaaggaggacaCGGTAAGAtatgggtgagagagagagagagagagagagagagagagagagaggtggccAGAGTAAGAGAGAAATAGATGGGTGGCCAGAgcaagagatagagagagaccaATTTACCCCTTAAATTATGCCAGGTGGCAGAGGTCTTCACGGCATTAGTGACAGTGTGTCTACAAAGTGGGTTGGGCTCGAGAgtccgtgtaccaaaatgattgGTTTGAAAAATTATGTATAAGttttattagtggcctttacttggtgtactgtttgtgaaattttcccttgtTTTTATCGTAATCTTTATAACTGCCTCTCATTATCAGAACAAAATATTAACGATGATCTTCTCttttaaaagttaaaacccaACACTGCATCAGAGGCTTTGGTGTTTTTattagggtctttctaaatgtatccagcaaatttctatgtagacccagtaaatttatttgtttataaatATTTATAATTAAACCACCTAAATTCCCATACTAACCTTTTCTTGCACCCAGCTAAAGAAACAAGCCCTTGTGATGAAAACTTCCCAGCTTCATACCAATTTTCTTCGGCAGTTTCTGGGTTCTTTCAAGATGGGTTCTGGGTCCAGCAAATCCTCTTCGTGTCGTCTTCGTGATTCACAGTGCTCATTCATGTTTGCATATGGCTCTATGGTGTTATATTCAGGCAGTTCCATCATATATTCACCAAGGATCTGGCAGAATGGGAGCTTTTCATCCCCTATGTTACACCAACTTGGCAAATGGGTCTGGTTATCCTCAAAAATCTTTAGCATGTACGCATCACGAATCTGTGAGAGACAATGATAAGTTATGTCAAATGGAGTCAAAAGTGATAGACAAAACAGATTACAAAGGTTAAAAGAATACTACAGTAGTGCTAAATGACTTACAGTGAATTCAGTAACTTGAATGGAGTTAGAAATAGGACCAAAAATCCCAGCTTCTTTATACATTGCAAGAATGAAAGCAACACAGGTTGTAGATTTGCCATCACTGTACACCCACTCATCTTGTTCTGGAATAGTAAGCAAGTAATCAACAGATATCTCGCGATTTTCAACCTCAGCCAGAATCTCATACAGGTCCAATCCCTAAAAGAACACACAGAGGTTAAATTAGACATCTGATTCAAGGTATacttgaattttacttgaaaatGTTGAGTGCACTAGAATTCTAAAGCAGACCCGTGCCAATTCATTCTTGAAAATACTGAGCAACCACAAGGGAAGCACAATTACCTCAATACCTACCCGCTTGTTTAGAGCCTCATTccacatgtttgcagcataggCAGGCTGCAACCTGGTCCACATAGACATGACAGAAACAACCTGAAAGCAGGAGCTGCCAGTTAGGACAGAAAGCACAATCAACTAAAACCAACTAAACCCTCATCAACTACTGCCGAAGAAGATTGGTATGAAGCTGGGAAGTTTTCATCGCCTCGTTGGCTTGTTTCTTTAGCTGGGTACAAGAAAAGGTTAGTATGGGAATTTAGGTGGTTTAATTAGAAATatttataaacaaataaatttgctgggtctacatagaaatttgttgggtacatttagaaagacccttttaTTACTATACCACGGCAACAGTTCTAAATCGTTTTAACAAGTACAAAGAAAGGGCTTTAGCAATAGGGTTGACATAAGGTTGAGAAGATGAGGCAATGGGGTTGGCTTCTTGGGACACTAACAATGCTGCTGGTTCTGGTTTTTCTCTTGGTTGGTTATGGATTTGACACCAGCACCCCAGCAAAAAGATCATTGCGGAGTGATTCTGGTCGACATTATGGGGTGAAGATGGTAAATACATCTGACGGCATTGTGTTGGATAATGGCCTGTCCAACTAACGTTCTCTAATCCCGCTGGAGACGTTATTGGAATCAGATATGGGGGAATTGATAACTTGCTTGAAATCAACAATAAGCCAACTAATAGAGGTTAATGGGATTTGAACTGGAACAATTTGGGAGAGAAGAACAGTATCTTTGAAGGAATATTGGGAACAGAATTTCGAGTGATCACATCTACGGAAGACCAAATAGAAATCTCTTTCACCAGAACATACAATGTTTCCCTTCCCCAGGGTGTGACAGTTCCATTTAATGTGGACAAAAGGTACATATTGCAGCGTGATCATTCTGGGTTCTATGCATATGCCATTTTTGAGCGCTTAGAAGGGTGGCCCAAAGTGGTGATTTATCAAATAAGAATGGTCTTCAAGCTTCAACAAGCCAAGTTCTGGTACATGGCGCTGTCGGACACTAGACAAAGGTTCATGCCAACAGCCTATGAACGTGGATATTATGGTATGAAACTCGCCTATAAAGAAGCTGTTCTCCTAAACAATACAAGAGAGGTAGATGACAAGTATCAGTACTCAATTGAGGACAGGGATAACAAGGTGCATGGTTGGATTTGTACCGATGACGAATCACATGTTGGGTTTTGGATGATCACACCAAGTGATGAGTTCCGCATGGTCGGTCCATTCAAGCAGGGTCTCACTTCCCACGTTGGTCCCACTACCCTCTCAGTGTTTGTTAGTACCCATTACGCTGGGAATGTTGGGATGACCTTCCAAGAAGGTGAGGCATGGAAAAAGGTTTTCGGTCCCGTTTTTGTCTATCTTAATTTTGCTCCGCTGGGATCAAATAATTCCACGAGTATTCTCTGGAACAATGCTAAACAACAAATGTTCAAAGAAGTCAAGAGTTGGCCATACAATTTCACTCAGTCTCAAGACTTTCCTTCTTCTGATCAAAGGGGTTCATTGTCCGACCGATTACTAGTACATGATCGGTACGTCAATAATTGGTCCCTTCATTCGGCAATTTCGGCTTATGTGGGACTTGCTCCGCCTGGAGAAGTGGGATCATGGCAAAGGGAAAGCAAGGGATACCAATTCTGGACTCAAGCTGACAAAAAATGTTATTTCATCATTAAAGATGTTCGACCCGGAAATTATTGTTTGTATGCATCAGTTCCAGGCATTATTTGAGACTACAAATATGAGACTGATATTACAATTGAACCAGGAAGCAAAATCCAAGTGCCTGTTTTTATCTACAACCCTCCAAGAAATGGTCCTACTTTATGGGAAATTGGCATCCCTGATCGCACTGCCTCCGAGTTCGACATACCCGATCCATATCCAACTCTCACCAATAAATTGTACATTTTCTCAGAAAGGTTTGGCAATATGGATTGTGGGCACGTTATGAAGATCGATACCCTGACTCTGATCTCATCTACAAAGTTGGTGCTAACAATTACAGTGAAGATTGGTTTTACGATCAAGTGACCAGGAATATAGGAAATGAAACCTATGTATGAACCACATGGCAGATTCAGTTTGAACTTGACAATGTGACTCATCCCGGAAATTTCACACTCCAATTGGCATTGGCCGCAGCCAGTTATTCAAAATTGCATGTTCGGTTTAACAACTGGAACGCCAAGCGACCACATTTTTCAACAGGTAGATTAGGTGTGGACAATGCTATAGCAAGACATGGTATTCATGGTTTGTACTCGTTGTTCAGTGTAAGTGTACCAAGTTCTCTGTTGCATGAAGGAACAAACACAATCCATCTAACACAGCCAAACGGTGGATCACCTTTCCAAGGAATCATGTATGACTACATAAGACTAGAAGGACCTTCATTATAAACATCAACCCATTCTTCATTTCTTCAGATGTTTATAATAAAATTGGAATGGTGTAAGACCCAACCCAATCCTCATTCATACTGTATAATAAAGAGAACTTGTTTATCATTCATACTGTCTCTGCCTGACATTTGTTATAATTGAACTTCTATCAGTCTTCAATTGTCTACTTTTTTGACAAACTATGAAAATGGCTACTAAGAGAGACTATGATTTATATTTGAAGAAACACCACTACTGAGGAGAAGAGATTGTATATTGACTATAATCACATAACGACGAAATGCTAGTACATTAAAAGTGCAGAGACAAGGGTATCCAATAATTAGAGCAACCAATTTGGAAATGTCCAAAAACTAGAATTTTGTGCTCCTCATTGGGGATTTTACATCTAATAATTGCTTGATAACATCTCTCATCGTGGGTCGCTTCTTAGGATCATTATGAGTACAGCTGAAAGCCACAAGAAGCACATCAACAATTTGTTCCCTGATATCTGAGTCCAGAAGTTCCTCCACAAGGCTTGAATCAACAATCCTATCAATTTTTTCTGTGTCGCTCCACACTGATCTAACCCATCCTACAATGTCAGTTTGCTCCATAAATGATGGATCCAATGCCTTCTTTCTAGTTATCAGCTCAAGTAAAACAACCCCATAACTGTACACATCAGATTCCACACTGTTTGCCGTTCTGAATGCATTTTCTGTAACAAACCATGGAAAATATTAGTTCTGCTCAAAAACTTGCAAGTAGAAACATTTCTAACcataattaaaatataaaagaatTACCTGGTGCGATATATCCGGTTGTACCAACAACTGAGATGGACACCGTTGAAGGAGTAGACTGATCCAAGAGTTTAGCAATTCCAAAATCAGCAATATGAGCTTCCATATCAGAGTCTAACAGAATGTTCATTGGCTTGATATCTCGATGCACTATTGGGGGATCACAATCATAATGGAGATATTCTAAGCCGTATGCAGTTCCCAGTGCTATCTTGTAGCGGACACTCCACTCCAGAATTAGTGGGGGACTAATTTCGTGCAAAACATCATGAAGGCTCCCATTTTGCATGTACCTATACAAGATTAAGCCATAGTCCTTTCTTAACCAGAAGTCTTCCAATTTAACCAGATTCCGGTGCCTGATCTTCCCAAGGGTTTGAAGTTCTCTAATCATGCTCAAACGCCTTCCTTCATGCCCTTCAAATACAAGCTTCTTGACAGCAAAATCTTTGTCTTCATCCAAAGAAGCTCTATAAACAGTTCCATGGGCTCCTCTGCCAATGATATATCTATCACTAAGATTCTCTGTAGCCTCCATGACTTTGGAGAGTAAGGAAGATGGACCCTCTCGAGCTGAGACCCCAACCTCCTGCTTAGTCCTTTTGTGCAAGCAAAACAAATACACCAGTAGATACAGCAGAGAAACAACTAGTATCGATGATCCTAGGGctataaatgcaatttccactTTACTAAGTCCTTTCTGCTTGCTTGATTGACTATTACAGAGCTTAATAGTGTTGTTTCCGGCACAAGTGAAGCCACATGATGGAAGGTAACTGACACATAGGGAGGGATTGCTGGAAAAGGAAAATGAGGATGAGTTCAACAGGTTCATCAATGTTTCTGGTACTGCACCTGTGAAGCTATTGTATGAAACATTAACCTCAATCAATGAATTCATCCCATCAAGAGCTCTCAAAGTCCCCGTCAGATTGTTATGAGATAAATCTAGTTGCTGTAGCATTGTCAACTTTCCAAGCTCTGAAGGAACCACACCTGTCAATGCATTATTGCTAAGGTTCAGAGCATAAAACAAATTCTGCAGTGCTCCAACTGACGATGGAATCACACCTCCCAACAAATTTCCGCCAAGTTGTAGCTCCGAAAGCTTTTCAAATTCTGACAAGAAGGGTGGAATGCCGCCGGTAAACCTGTTTTCACTTAATACCAGTTTAGATAAACCTGTCCAACTACTCAAACTCAAAGGAATGGAGCCATTCAAGAAGTTGGACCCCACATCAAACTCCTGCATTTTGGTACAATTGGATAGGCTAGAAGGCAAAGCACCCGCCAAACTGTTGTGGGAAAGATCCAAACTTTGAAGATCTGCAAGGTACCCTAGCTCCTCTGGTATAACTCCTGTTAAGTTATTCATGGCCAAGTTGATGGAGGTGAGGCTGCTACAGTCTCCCAAGCTTGATGGAATTTCTCCACTAATCTCATTGCTGCTGATGTCCATATATGAAAGGTCAGAATTTTTTGCAAATTGCGGAAGTACTCCGGTCAAGTTATTCTGTTCGAGTCTCAACCTCCAAAGAGTTGAACAACTTCCGACATCAGAAGGTATGGTACCTTGAAACTGATTGAACCCCATATTCAATGCCCTTAGCTTCTTTCCAAGGCAAAGATTTGGAGGGATTCTACCAGTGAACATATTATACATAAAATCTAACTGAACTAAACTGCTGTTAATCCCCAAAGCTTGAGGTACAACTCCATAAAACTGGTTTTCGTACAATGTGATGTTTTCCAGTTGCTTGAGCTCAGTCATCTCTAGAGGCAGTTCCCCAGTGAGGTTATTCTTGTATAGATGGACATATTGAAGAGTTTGAATCTTCCATATGCTAACTGGAATTTCACCAGTTAAGTTGTTTTGAAATAATTGAAGGTCCTGCAAGTTGGTTAACATTCCCAACTCATCGGGAATTTCTCCAACTAGTTGGTTTGTATACAATTGTAGTCCGGTCAAGGACTTACACTTGCCAAGTTCTGGAGGTATTTTTCCAGACAGCTGATTCTCAGGAAGGTATAGAAATTGTAGCTTATCTAGTAGGCCAAAGGAAGACGGTATTGGACCAACTAAATTGTTAACTGCAGCCGAAAATTCCCTTAAACCAGTACAATTGGCAAGGGCTGATGGAAGTACTCCACTAAACTGATTGGATGATAAATCCAAGGAAACCAAATTCTTGCAATTTTCTGAACCAAAAGAAATGGTACCCTCAAGACTGTTCTTACTGACTTGTAGAGAGGAGAGGTTCTTAAGGTTGTTTACACTCTCGGGCAATACTCCACTCAACTGGTTataattcaaaatcaattcctcCAATTTACTACAGTTTCCAATGGATGAAGGAATCGCTCCCGACAACTCATTATAGTACAAATACAAATGCACAAGCTCACTCAATGAACCAACATTTCCAGGGATTGAACCATTCAAACTGTTATTGTACAAATACACCTTGGCTAAGTTTGGAATTGTAAACAAGGACTCAGGAATCTGCCCAACCAAAAAATTATCATTCAAGCTCAAGTACTGTAAACTCTTCAGCTTTTGCAAGTTATCAAGAAATTTTCCACTGAACCCATTTCCAGACAAATCCAAGGTCTCAAGAAGACTACAATTGGCCAACTCCATTGGAATTTGGCCAGAAAAATTATTGAAACTCAAAACAAGAGTCTGTAAGTGACTCAAGTTCCCAATTTCAGGTCCTAACTGACCAGAAATTCCATAACTAGAGACATTCAAGGCAAAAACATTGTGGGCAGGGTCGCATTCTATTCCTACCCATTTGCATGGTGTGGAATCAGAAAGATTCCAGCTTGAGGAAATGGGTTTGGGGACAAAAGTCCAGTGGTTTAAGATGGACAGTAGAGCAAGCCCATCAGCGTTCAAACTAGTTATAGTGGTTATGGAAACAGAGCAGCACAagaacaagaaaaggaaatggcaAAGAGAAAGCTGCATGGTATTTTAAGGTGAagagaatgaagaagaagaagtagtaGAACTACTCACTGATGAGAAAAGTTGACAAAGATGAGATCGAGCTTCTGGGCAGAAATGTAGAGCCACCAGCGGTTGAGTTGTCCTTTTGCAGAGAGCTGAAACTTTTGGggtgaagaaagagaagaatgaACAATAAAGTGAGGAGCTTGAAGAGACTGTTTAGTCGGTTGGGGTTAAATAGTCGATATGAGGGTGCTGAAGCCATTAAAGGACGCGGTCTGAGGTCTCTGGCACGTTTCAAGGAACGTACCTTTGGACCCAGAGTCACGATTTTACTGACAAAGAGAAGAAGATAGAGACTCCAGAGGACTTTGTTTTGATTCTTCTGTGTCTGCAATGTGAACTCAATACTTGGAAGATGCAAATTGACCACAACCATAACGAGAATGATACTTGTGTAGATCCATTTGATCAAAATCATAAGTCTTGTACCAAGTACCAACTACCCAATTAGGAAACGATTCCTTCAAGTTAAAATTGTAAAGTCCACCATATGGTTTGTTGGTTTCTGATTTATAGTTAGTGAGTTGCAATTAGCCTATATAATCATAttactcttttcttttcttgtttttttaaaATAAAGTGATAATTAAATGATATTAACTTCTCTGTGATATTCGCTCATTTATAGTAATGATACATAATCTTTCAAAGTGTTATGAGATACGAAACTTTCAAAACCACACAAATCTCATAGTTCGGTCTGTTTTGTATTATGAGTCCAACAAAACATACTtacgtatttttttttttttttttttggtattgaaACAAACTTAAGGTTCAATTAAATACAACTAATGAACACATGTCTTTTTATTAGAACTTTTTTTTGGAAGAGGATTCTATGCACCGTCAGTGTTTTTACACTGACACACATGTGGCATTATACTCCTTTAAATAATACCATACATGTAATCTGAGCCATTCAGCTCATCCAATCATCCACGTGGCACTAACTGGCACTAACATCTATACTAACGCCCGTTAACAGAATTGAAACCCAAAAAAGTTTGGTCAACATGGTAGAAACACATGAGATGGGTAAATATTCAAATTCTCTAATTAAACCAGGTAAAATTTGGAAAGTAGGAAAAGGGTAGCATGCCGCTCTCGCAATCGAGCAGGAGGTTCTCTGATTATGGGCTTAATCTGATCGGGTCGCAAAGGAAAAGGGGAGGTGGGAATTGAGGGTTTGGAGTCCTCATTCTCATCTCCGTGGCTTCAATCGCCGCGACTCTCGCCACCTCCTCCGCTGGCGTCTCGCCGGTCGACATCGTTGCTTCTTGCCGCCCGAAAACGAAAGGTCGGGCCTTCCTTCTCAAATGAGTTTGAGGTCAAAGGATAGAGCAATCAATAGATTTGAAAACTGAGGTATCTGGAGGAGGTCGAAGAAGAACGGAAGAACAGATCCATCAGTAGAAGCAAATCTGGGCTAGATTTCTGGGTTCTGATTCCGAACTGTactataaatattaaaaccAGTAAAAAAATTAGCACCGACAATGTTCGGGACAGCGGCAAAGGCGTTGGGTTACAATTGGAGATATGTGGGTTCGACTCCTGCCATTGTTCTTTTCCTTTGGTTTTTTcttggtttttatttattttcgtaGGCATTTTTTTcttggtttttatttattttcgtagacattttatttaattttgaatATCATTTTCGCTTGTTTTATAATTGCTTTTTCTAATAAACTacattatttaagaaaaatataaatttttattttaatttacactattattaagagaataggtTTTATTTGCCAACACCAAAAATTTTAACATAAATGACCCTAAGAGATTAAAAaattttgagaataaattaaactaTAAGAGTAAatatgacaattttttttttttttgagaatggagtaaatatgacaattatcttataggtttttttttattttttgagggACAATATAGGTtcgtattaaaaaaaaaaaaaaaaatctcacaaCCCACTTTTATACTCCCACTATCTTCTTTCAATAACTGTTTTATTctattcattttcttttttattttctaaaaggAAAAACATGTTACATATACAGAGTATGTGTGGAGGAATCCtagttattcaaaaaaaaaaaaaaaactacattacAAAAAGCTCaacctcgtttttttttctttagaaacCTATATTACttaaataaaattttaattacGAGTATTTGAGTTTAATAAAATATAGTTAATCATGTGGATCGAGACTTAAACGAATACCAAAGAGGGTAAATGTTTCAGCATAACCATTTTATCCTGCAatgatcacatccaacggtcaaatTAGCAAATTGCtttttcctccacattgttggTCTTAGAAGATATACGTTTGTATATAACTAATTGAAGTTTGACCACACTAGTAGGTATGTAAAGATTTCATGTATTTTGAAACATCGATAATGAGAAATAAAAGATTCGACATTGCTTCTATATTTACTGCGTAGTACTATGAATCATGTGAACAAATTAACATTGTCTGTGGTTGTTACTTTTAGGCCTTGATCAAGACAGTCAACAGTTAATTACAACTGTCTACAAAATAACTTCTTTTCTAAAACGATATTAACGAATCATTCAAATAGTTTGCGAGCACATGCTTTAATGGCCAAGCTTCAACTATTATTGTACAAATTTTCAACTAGGAGCTCGTCTTAATTAAATTGCTCTTTGAGAATTTTAATGAACAAATTCAAAGGAATATATTTGATTGAAAACGTGGATCGAGGACAGATGTGGCTAAAATTTTACCATATGCATATAATATTCCTATCATCATTTCTAACAGTCGATTTGACCAATTTCTTTTTTGTCAGCCATCTTGATATTGCAATATATACATTTCTATACAACCAAAGAAGAATTTAGACAATTTCATTAGGCATATCAAAATTTCTATAGATCCAAGAAatacaaaatgaaaaatggctAACTCAACTTTATAAGTGTATTTACCTCGTAATATGCTTAGTGTGAAAAAATTGGCCTTGTAGGTCATCATTCCGGCCTTGATCAAGTTGATTACAAATATATCATTTTCCCCTAAAAGATTGAtaatggctttgtcacgacTCTAGCTTTCAAGAGGTTCACGATTGCACTCTCACATGGTCTATCTCCATCTACCCACGTAAAAATTTTCAACCCCGCATGCACTCTCAATtaaattgttcttcgaaaattgTCATGAATAAATATAGGAGTATACATGTATATTCGGCTGACCATGCAGGTCAATATTGAAAGGAGAACGACAGTGACTACAATTTTTATCGTATGCATATAACATCTAAAATATCGCATCAAATGGTCAGTTTGACTGTATTCATTATCATTGACCGTGTCCATATTTAATGGATACATTTATTTATAACCAAACGAATAAGTTAAACAAAGCTAGTAGACACAtctttattttgtaattttgcaaaaattcaaaattataaATGATAGAATCGACCCCATATATGTATTAGTCGCGTAGTAATATGTATTGTGAAAAAAAT encodes the following:
- the LOC133731359 gene encoding uncharacterized protein LOC133731359, whose protein sequence is IVLSVLTGSSCFQVVSVMSMWTRLQPAYAANMWNEALNKRVGIEGLDLYEILAEVENREISVDYLLTIPEQDEWVYSDGKSTTCVAFILAMYKEAGIFGPISNSIQVTEFTIRDAYMLKIFEDNQTHLPSWCNIGDEKLPFCQILGEYMMELPEYNTIEPYANMNEHCESRRRHEEDLLDPEPILKEPRNCRRKLV
- the LOC133725641 gene encoding receptor-like protein kinase, with product MQLSLCHFLFLFLCCSVSITTITSLNADGLALLSILNHWTFVPKPISSSWNLSDSTPCKWVGIECDPAHNVFALNVSSYGISGQLGPEIGNLSHLQTLVLSFNNFSGQIPMELANCSLLETLDLSGNGFSGKFLDNLQKLKSLQYLSLNDNFLVGQIPESLFTIPNLAKVYLYNNSLNGSIPGNVGSLSELVHLYLYYNELSGAIPSSIGNCSKLEELILNYNQLSGVLPESVNNLKNLSSLQVSKNSLEGTISFGSENCKNLVSLDLSSNQFSGVLPSALANCTGLREFSAAVNNLVGPIPSSFGLLDKLQFLYLPENQLSGKIPPELGKCKSLTGLQLYTNQLVGEIPDELGMLTNLQDLQLFQNNLTGEIPVSIWKIQTLQYVHLYKNNLTGELPLEMTELKQLENITLYENQFYGVVPQALGINSSLVQLDFMYNMFTGRIPPNLCLGKKLRALNMGFNQFQGTIPSDVGSCSTLWRLRLEQNNLTGVLPQFAKNSDLSYMDISSNEISGEIPSSLGDCSSLTSINLAMNNLTGVIPEELGYLADLQSLDLSHNSLAGALPSSLSNCTKMQEFDVGSNFLNGSIPLSLSSWTGLSKLVLSENRFTGGIPPFLSEFEKLSELQLGGNLLGGVIPSSVGALQNLFYALNLSNNALTGVVPSELGKLTMLQQLDLSHNNLTGTLRALDGMNSLIEVNVSYNSFTGAVPETLMNLLNSSSFSFSSNPSLCVSYLPSCGFTCAGNNTIKLCNSQSSKQKGLSKVEIAFIALGSSILVVSLLYLLVYLFCLHKRTKQEVGVSAREGPSSLLSKVMEATENLSDRYIIGRGAHGTVYRASLDEDKDFAVKKLVFEGHEGRRLSMIRELQTLGKIRHRNLVKLEDFWLRKDYGLILYRYMQNGSLHDVLHEISPPLILEWSVRYKIALGTAYGLEYLHYDCDPPIVHRDIKPMNILLDSDMEAHIADFGIAKLLDQSTPSTVSISVVGTTGYIAPENAFRTANSVESDVYSYGVVLLELITRKKALDPSFMEQTDIVGWVRSVWSDTEKIDRIVDSSLVEELLDSDIREQIVDVLLVAFSCTHNDPKKRPTMRDVIKQLLDVKSPMRSTKF